A window from Megalobrama amblycephala isolate DHTTF-2021 linkage group LG21, ASM1881202v1, whole genome shotgun sequence encodes these proteins:
- the LOC125256185 gene encoding LOW QUALITY PROTEIN: keratin, type I cytoskeletal 15-like (The sequence of the model RefSeq protein was modified relative to this genomic sequence to represent the inferred CDS: inserted 1 base in 1 codon; deleted 3 bases in 3 codons): MSVSIHTTSSRSQGPKTMTSKSIITKSRGCSTVFPQKAYSVYGGGYGGSTRISSSRISSGGGYGGYGGYAGGYGGGYGGGYGGGHGGGLSAGFVISGDTDYMQLNEKATMQNLNDRLASYLEKVRSLEAANATLERQIREYYEKKGPIAQRDYSAYWNTIKDLKDKIKNATINNANILLQIDNSKLAADDFRIKYEHELVMRQSVEADIANLRRLLDQTTLIKADLEMQIETLQDELAFMKKNHQEDLAALRSQLTGTVNVEVDAAPQQDLNKVLDEIRSHYENIIXRNTAGEQEDWFKNQTAGLNKEVAQSTKIIQTTKTQITDLRRTLQGLEIELQSQLSMKAALENSLADTEARYSAMLAGYQNQINMLEAELCQMRASIEQQGREYALLLDIKSRLEQEIATYRSLLENQDIK; encoded by the exons ATGTCGGTCTCTATCCACACGACGTCCTCCAGGTCCCAAGGTCCCAAGACCATGACCTCA AAGTCCATAATCACCAAGAGTCGTGGCTGTTCAACAGTCTTTCCACAAAAGGCCTACAGCGTGTATGGAGGTGGTTATGGCGGAAGCACCCGCATCTCTTCCTCTAGAATTTCAAGCGGTGGAGGATATGGTGGATACGGAGGATACGCTGGAGGATATGGTGGAGGATATGGTGGAGGATATGGTGGAGGACATGGTGGAGGACTCAGCGCTGGATTCGTGATTTCAGGGGACACTGACTACATGCAGCTGAATGAGAAGGCCACCATGCAGAACCTGAACGACCGTCTGGCGTCCTACCTCGAGAAGGTGCGCTCCCTGGAGGCTGCCAATGCCACTCTGGAGAGGCAGATCCGTGAGTACTATGAGAAGAAGGGGCCGATTGCACAGAGGGACTACAGCGCCTACTGGAACACCATCAAGGACTTGAAGGACAAG ATTAAAAATGCTACCATCAACAACGCCAACATCCTCCTGCAGATCGACAACTCTAAACTGGCAGCTGATGACTTCAGAATAAA ATATGAGCACGAGTTAGTAATGCGGCAGTCTGTGGAGGCTGACATCGCCAACCTGCGTCGCTTGCTGGACCAGACGACCTTGATAAAGGCCGACCTGGAGATGCAGATCGAGACTCTGCAGGATGAGTTGGCATTTATGAAGAAGAACCACCAGGAG GACTTGGCTGCACTGAGGTCTCAGTTGACAGGCACAGTGAACGTAGAGGTTGATGCTGCTCCTCAGCAAGACCTGAACAAGGTTCTGGACGAGATTCGTTCTCATTACGAAAACATCA ACAGAAACACCGCAGGAGAACAGGAAGACTGGTTTAAAAACCAG ACAGCAGGTTTGAACAAAGAAGTGGCCCAGAGCACA AAGATCATACAAACAACCAAGACACAGATCACAGATCTGCGACGCACTTTGCAGGGCCTGGAGATCGAGCTACAGTCTCAACTCAGCATG AAAGCAGCACTGGAGAACTCACTGGCAGACACAGAGGCTAGGTACAGTGCTATGCTAGCAGGCTACCAGAACCAAATCAACATGTTGGAAGCCGAGCTGTGTCAAATGCGGGCTAGCATTGAGCAACAGGGACGAGAA TACGCCTTGTTGCTGGACATCAAGAGCCGTCTGGAGCAGGAGATCGCCACCTACAGAAGCCTCCTGGAAAACCAGGACATTAAGTAA